The following proteins come from a genomic window of Pseudochaenichthys georgianus chromosome 17, fPseGeo1.2, whole genome shotgun sequence:
- the snap47 gene encoding synaptosomal-associated protein 47, translated as MSRDAPIHSWPGSYYINTEKRWETGTLSLTRTMVRFVSNQSKESLTSFRLSRIMDIKMESSSFIFSTLTVLEEGNVKHWFGSLKPNRVVVYNVLEHFWRERLLSPGSEARGAECKPSKGSELISLVAGAQRRLEDTGKVLSHQGEQFGNAMQGLEKIDSDLGVADKLLSELESPPWWPFGKLPWKTQQEAKAEDAARAAARSAAGKGSGKNKVIASIPAIVTKGGDSDLKPGCLLVLVSSLEVLDTNCQLIHRFERNDIDEVRVHSPYEITVRQRFIGKPDICYRFLSAKMPEAMSVLEIQYRKKVEFTSEYTAFRATPVSSPCDTEGQTWNEGLLQRCQDTELPLEVPAGALSQLQVHVLQPSVSQSEAQELKQMLMQLKSLALEAETELERQDDVLNDLTSSTDRATMNVEKHTCRMKKLL; from the exons ATGAGCCGGGATGCTCCTATCCACAGCTGGCCTGGCTCCTATTACATCAACACTGAGAAACGGTGGGAAACTGGCACCCTGTCCCTCACCAGGACCATGGTGCGCTTTGTCTCTAACCAGAGTAAGGAGAGTCTTACCAGCTTTCGCCTTTCCAGGATCATGGATATCAAGATGGAGTCATCCAGTTTCATCTTCAGTACTCTCACAGTGCTTGAAGAGGGCAATGTGAAACACTGGTTTGGTTCCCTTAAACCTAACAGGGTGGTGGTTTATAACGTGTTAGAGCATTTTTGGAGGGAACGCCTCCTGTCCCCTGGCTCAGAGGCACGGGGGGCCGAATGCAAACCCTCTAAAGGCAGTGAGCTGATCAGCCTGGTGGCGGGGGCCCAGAGAAGATTGGAGGACACCGGCAAAGTCCTCAGCCACCAAGGAGAGCAGTTTGGCAATGCGATGCAGGGACTGGAGAAGATTGACTCAGATCTGGGCGTGGCTGATAA ACTTTTGTCAGAGCTGGAATCTCCCCCCTGGTGGCCTTTTGGTAAACTCCCCTGGAAAACTCAGCAGGAAGCTAAGGCGGAGGACGCTGCAAGAGCTGCGGCCCGTTCAGCAGCTGGTAAAGGCTCTGGTAAAAATAAGGTAATCGCAAGCATCCCAGCTATAGTGACCAAAGGAGGGGACTCAGACTTAAAACCTGGATGCTTGTTGGTGCTGGTGTCCTCACTGGAGGTGCTAGACACAAACTGCCAACTCATTCACCGCTTTGAAAGAAATGACATTGACGAAGTTAGAGTGCACAGTCCGTATGAGATCACTGTAAGACAGCGGTTCATTGGGAAGCCGGATATATGCTACAGGTTCCTGTCTGCCAAGATGCCGGAGGCAATGTCGGTGTTAGAGATTCAATACCGAAAAAAAGTGGAGTTCACTAGTGAATACACTGCTTTCAGAGCAACTCCAGTTTCATCTCCGTGTGACACAGAGGGGCAAACCTGGAATGAAG GTCTGCTACAGAGGTGCCAAGACACGGAGCTCCCACTAGAGGTCCCAGCAGGAGCGCTGTCCCAGCTGCAGGTGCACGTCCTCCAGCCATCTGTCAGTCAGTCTGAGGCCCAGGAACTGAAACAG atgctGATGCAGCTGAAGAGCCTTGCCCTGGAGGCAGAGACAGAGCTGGAGCGGCAGGATGATGTTCTGAACGACCTGACCAGCTCCACTGACCGAGCCACCATGAACGTGGAGAAGCACACTTGCCGCATGAAAAAACTGCTGTAG